One genomic window of Quercus lobata isolate SW786 chromosome 9, ValleyOak3.0 Primary Assembly, whole genome shotgun sequence includes the following:
- the LOC115959939 gene encoding disease resistance-like protein DSC1, whose product MQDLKLLKICGVQLMHDLKHLPNSLRVLDWKGYPSKSLTSSFQSKSFENLKFIKLSKSLKFIEAPDIIKVPNLESLVLEDCINLRKIHPSIGIHKKLTILNLDGCKNLTSLPSKFEMECLTELSLYGCSKITKIPEFGRNMKRVRCLYLSGTAITTLPTSIEHLTDLYLLELSNCKNLVHLPDIIFNLKLVREVYLEGCSKLERLPENLGNAESLQYLDLSETAIRKVPSSIGLLKHLGSLDFKGWKGLSSNKSWYEVFPFYSMPTIPHPIDLLFSSLSLSPASSLYWLDLRDCNLKAIPNDIGSLFSLTWLYLSGNDFVCLPESIIRLSNLKSMYLNNCTSLQSLPKLPLNIERVEAESCISLEMLLDPLKPSNSLEPSLGLQNCFQLADNQSCIDWFISGIRKYLKLTPSLPLSILKTNPSYPYHSYAIVIPGSEIPKWFSHQSMGNEVKIKQPSHLCKKVGIAFCVVFCTNNFYSYRYLSYSLIANGKRIYISYCPSINKVSSDHVSLVYVVPQFLDEESNKLLCEGDVNGFSQIRIKIESSQVKVKKWGIRMIYKKDIEDLDKTMVQYSNSSITPYDGMDVVHHNFDHSPVVVECHKVKRSRDDYNGAGPNGEGSSNDIPNPKWIKRHTEAHGKSDCEESSEYKDCDEELSDWDESNDSNPDA is encoded by the exons ATGCAAGATCTAAAATTGCTTAAAATTTGTGGTGTTCAACTTATGCATGATCTCAAACATCTTCCTAATAGCTTAAGAGTTCTTGATTGGAAAGGGTACCCATCAAAATCGTTGACATCAAGTTTCCAATCAAAG AGTTTTGAGAATTTGAAATTCATTAAGCTGAGtaaatctctaaaatttattgaagCCCCAGACATCATTAAAGTCCCAAATCTTGAGAGTTTGGTTCTTGAAGATTGTATAAATTTACGTAAGATTCACCCATCAATTGGAATTCATAAAAAGCTTACTATTCTTAATTTAGATGGGTGCAAGAACCTCACAAGTCTTCCAAGCAAGTTTGAAATGGAGTGTCTCACGGAACTTAGTCTTTATGGTTgctcaaaaataacaaaaattccAGAATTTGGGAGAAACATGAAACGTGTACGTTGCCTTTACTTGAGTGGTACTGCAATTACAACACTACCCACGTCAATTGAGCATTTGACTGACCTTTATTTGTTAGAATTAAGTAATTGCAAAAATCTTGTGCATTTACCtgatatcatttttaatttaaagttgGTTAGAGAAGTCTATCTTGAGGGATGCTCAAAACTGGAAAGACTGCCAGAGAACCTAGGGAATGCCGAAAGTCTACAGTATTTGGATTTGAGCGAAACTGCTATAAGAAAGGTCCCTTCTTCCATTGGTCTATTAAAACATCTTGGTTCACTAGATTTCAAAGGATGGAAGGGGTTATCATCTAATAAATCGTGGTATGAGGTCTTCCCGTTTTATTCAATGCCAACAATTCCTCATCCCATCGACTTGCTATTCTCTTCTCTATCTCTATCACCTGCGTCTTCTTTGTACTGGTTAGATTTAAGGGACTGCAATCTCAAGGCAATCCCTAATGATATTGGTTCCTTATTCTCTTTAACATGGTTGTATCTAAGTGGAAATGATTTTGTTTGCCTTCCGGAAAGCATCATTCGactttcaaatttgaaatcgATGTACTTGAATAATTGCACAAGTCTTCAATCATTGCCAAAGCTTCCATTGAATATTGAACGCGTTGAGGCAGAAAGTTGTATCTCACTGGAAATGTTACTAGATCCATTAAAACCAAGCAATTCATTGGAACCATCTCTCGGTCTTCAAAATTGCTTTCAATTGGCTGACAATCAAAGCTGCATAGACTGGTTTATCTCAGGGATAAGAAAGTACCTCAAGCTCactccctctctccctctctcaatcCTAAAAACCAATCCTTCTTATCCATATCATTCATATGCCATTGTTATTCCTGGAAGTGAAATTCCTAAGTGGTTTAGCCACCAAAGCATGGGGAATGAAGTGAAAATAAAACAACCTTCTCATTTGTGTAAGAAGGTGGGAATTGCTTTTTGCGTTGTGTTTTGTAcgaataatttttattcatatcGCTATCTTAGCTATTCGTTGATAGCCAATGGAAAAAGAATTTATATTAGTTACTGTCCCTCAATTAATAAGGTTTCATCAGATCACGTTTCGCTAGTCTATGTGGTTCCTCAATTCTTGGATGAGgaatcaaataaattattgtGTGAAGGTGACGTGAATGGTTTCagtcaaattagaattaaaattGAAAGCAGCCAAGTCAAGGTAAAAAAATGGGGGATCCGTATGATATACAAGAAAGACATTGAAGATCTTGACAAAACAATGGTCCAGTATAGCAACAGCAGCATCACTCCTTATGATGGCATGGATGTTGTCCATCATAATTTCGACCATTCGCCAGTGGTAGTGGAATGTCACAAAGTCAAGCGCAGTCGTGATGATTACAATGGGGCTGGACCCAATGGAGAAGGAAGCTCTAACGACATACCGAACCCAAAATGGATTAAAAGGCACACAGAAGCCCATGGTAAATCTGATTGTGAGGAGTCAAGTGAGTACAAGGACTGTGATGAGGAGTTAAGCGATTGGGATGAATCTAATGACAGTAACCCCGATGCTTAA